A stretch of the Lolium perenne isolate Kyuss_39 chromosome 3, Kyuss_2.0, whole genome shotgun sequence genome encodes the following:
- the LOC127344761 gene encoding uncharacterized protein — MAPNAGEVARPQSPLRGMMPQSPLRIKQGGKFYERLLTKESSAANPSFRYYWAEPGSVPFIWESQPGTPRDASRMVGGTLPAITPPPSYLLRHGGVKVQVTAPHRPKQRKVTCRKPYRLKRIKIGFIADIFRRLTVGKAWWRPEPSSAPVSSSSRWLVATAKAEQKDQQHHEQGHHDHDLAAKKGGVVCSGAARQMSPCWMLRIRGSGNQNFRDCD, encoded by the coding sequence ATGGCTCCGAACGCCGGAGAGGTGGCGCGGCCGCAGAGCCCTCTCCGCGGCATGATGCCGCAGAGCCCGCTCCGGATCAAGCAGGGCGGCAAGTTCTACGAGCGGCTCCTCACCAAGGAGAGCTCCGCCGCGAACCCGTCGTTCCGGTACTACTGGGCGGAGCCGGGCTCGGTGCCCTTCATCTGGGAGTCGCAGCCCGGCACGCCCAGGGACGCCTCCCGGATGGTCGGCGGCACGCTCCCGGCCATCACTCCACCGCCTTCCTACCTGCTCCGGCACGGTGGCGTCAAGGTCCAGGTCACGGCTCCTCACCGTCCCAAGCAGCGTAAGGTGACGTGCAGGAAGCCGTACAGGCTCAAGCGGATCAAGATCGGCTTCATCGCCGACATCTTCCGGAGGCTCACCGTGGGTAAGGCGTGGTGGCGTCCGGAGCCGTCGTCGGCCCCGGTCTCGTCGTCCAGCCGGTGGCTCGTGGCGACCGCGAAGGCCGAGCAGAAGGATCAGCAGCACCATGAGCAGGGACACCACGATCATGATCTCGCCGCGAAGAAGGGCGGCGTGGTGTGCTCCGGGGCGGCGCGTCAGATGAGCCCCTGCTGGATGCTAAGAATTCGCGGCTCGGGGAACCAGAACTTCCGCGACTGCGATTAG